The Crocosphaera subtropica ATCC 51142 genome includes a window with the following:
- a CDS encoding Ig-like domain-containing protein, translated as METYRNHQDHRQLFSQFVQDNQTSMIENTRLVIIDGNVDHPQQLQQGVAEGVTSIILDRHRDGIEQITEVLATHRNIASIHLVSHGWAGGIQLGNTQLSLHTFDKYLSQLKSWSGKLSGVSMLLYGCQVALGEQGRRFLDRLHQITGANIAASSDRVGNALKGGNWDLNFKLGQITEKLAFLPQTQRAYAGVFQPRIGITADNLVLVEDEGTATTITFTLSEPPPPDGVIVTIANDVPWSLGDFTLFPPPPFSGGRPLGGNSNNSAFDFQITAQTATITFPIFNDRDRVAQGNIDFPNTEFRNDDQGVEESTFRLLPRDGYDVDPNASEITFTLADTRSQLAPPPSPPTVSLETNTDILYESDGTVLTFTFTLSEPPPPEGVTVTVNGDVAQNLNQLDLFNVSVTGGQFPVPDFDNTGFSFTITEQTATISSPIFNDGTPEEPSTVTYTLVPGDGYEVDSSTNEATVTFADSSNTAPVASNDSNSTSEDSSVNGNVLNNDTDADGDALTVTEVNGESADVGTEITLASGALLTLNSDGSYSYNPNGVFDNLETGETATDSFNYTVSDGQGGTDTATATITIDGFTPNTPPVASNDSNSTSEDSSVNGNVLNNDTDADGDALTVTEVNGESADVGTEITLASGALLTLNSDGSYSYDPNGVFDNLETGETATDSFNYTVSDGQGGTDTATATITIDGFTPNTPPVASNDSNSTSEDSSVNGNVLNNDTDADGDALTVTEVNGESADVGTEITLASGALLTLNSDGSYSYDPNGVFDNLETGETATDSFNYTVSDGQGGTDTATATITIDGITPPPVNTPPVATDDSNSTPENASLAGNVLNNDTDADGDALTVTEVNGESADVGTEITLTSGALLTLNSDGSYSYDPNGVFDNLEDGETDTDSFNYTVSDGQGGTDTATATITIDGITPPPVNTPPVATDDSNSTPENASLAGNVLNNDTDADGDALTVTEVNGESADVGTEITLTSGALLTLNSDGSYSYDPNGVFDNLEDGETDTDSFNYTVSDGQGGTDTATATITIDGITPPPVNTPPVATDDSNSTPENASLAGNVLNNDTDADGDALTVTEVNGESADVGTEITLTSGALLTLNSDGSYSYDPNGVFDNLEDGETATDSFNYTVSDGQGGTDTATATITIDGITPPPVNTPPVATDDSNSTPENASLAGNVLTNDSDADGDSLSVTEVNGQASDVGSQVTLASGALLTLNSDGSYSYDPNGVFDNLEDGETDTDSFNYTVSDGQGGTDTATATITIDGITPPPVNTPPVATDDSNSTPENASLAGNVLTNDSDADGDSLSVTEVNGQASDVGSQVTLASGALLTLNSDGSYSYDPNGVFDNLEDGETDTDSFNYTVSDGQGGTDTATATITIDGITPPPVNTPPVATDDSNSTPENASLAGNVLTNDSDADGDSLSVTEVNGQASDVGSQVTLASGALLTLNSDGSYSYDPNGVFDNLEDGETDTDSFNYTVSDGQGGTDTATATITIDGITPPPVNTPPVATDDSNSTPENASLAGNVLTNDSDADGDSLSVTEVNGQASDVGSQVTLASGALLTLNSDGSYSYDPNGVFDNLEDGETDTDSFNYTVSDGQGGTDTATATITIDGITPPPVNTPPVATDDSYSLEENAAITGNVLDNDTDADGDPLSAIVDEGPSNGTLDFNEDGSFTYTPNEGFSGTDSFTYQANDGTDNSDTTTVTLEVTEAPVTEEILSFGTVGNDTFDAGVTPDFNGTDDIVFAGSGNDLIDTTAGTGGNRLYGGSGNDTFLLGDNNRAFGGGGDDIFYLLGDRNVITGGTGADQFWFALGEIPNDIDTITDFELDVDTLGIGGLGVSYEDLTLTQQGSNTLISSNGQNFGLLLDIEATQLDEDHFVFG; from the coding sequence ATGGAAACCTATCGTAACCATCAAGATCACAGACAGTTATTTTCACAATTTGTACAGGACAATCAGACTTCTATGATAGAAAATACAAGATTAGTCATCATCGACGGCAACGTTGATCATCCTCAACAGTTGCAACAAGGGGTTGCCGAAGGAGTAACCAGTATTATTCTAGATCGTCATCGAGACGGCATTGAACAAATCACCGAAGTTTTAGCCACCCACAGGAATATTGCGAGTATTCACCTCGTTTCTCATGGTTGGGCAGGAGGAATACAACTGGGAAACACCCAACTGAGCCTTCATACTTTCGATAAGTATCTTAGTCAACTAAAAAGTTGGTCTGGTAAACTGAGTGGAGTATCAATGCTACTCTATGGCTGTCAGGTGGCATTAGGAGAACAAGGCCGTCGCTTCTTAGACCGTTTACACCAGATTACTGGGGCAAATATTGCAGCATCCAGCGATCGTGTGGGTAATGCCTTAAAAGGGGGAAATTGGGATCTTAATTTTAAACTTGGGCAGATTACAGAAAAATTAGCCTTTTTACCCCAAACACAACGAGCTTACGCCGGTGTATTCCAGCCTAGGATTGGTATTACCGCCGATAACTTAGTTTTAGTTGAAGATGAAGGCACTGCAACCACTATTACCTTCACCCTGAGTGAACCACCCCCTCCAGATGGGGTTATTGTTACCATTGCCAATGATGTACCTTGGTCTTTAGGAGACTTTACTCTTTTTCCTCCTCCACCTTTTAGCGGGGGACGACCCCTTGGAGGTAATAGTAATAACAGTGCATTTGACTTTCAAATTACTGCTCAAACTGCCACTATTACCTTTCCCATTTTTAACGATCGCGATCGTGTAGCACAGGGTAATATCGATTTTCCCAATACTGAATTCCGCAATGACGATCAAGGGGTGGAAGAATCCACTTTTAGGTTGCTGCCTCGAGATGGGTATGATGTTGATCCTAACGCCAGTGAGATCACTTTTACTCTAGCTGATACTCGTTCCCAACTTGCCCCTCCTCCCTCGCCTCCCACTGTTTCCCTAGAAACTAACACCGATATTCTCTACGAGTCAGACGGAACGGTTTTAACCTTTACCTTTACCCTTAGCGAACCCCCACCACCAGAAGGAGTCACGGTTACGGTTAATGGAGACGTGGCACAAAATTTGAATCAGTTAGACCTGTTTAATGTTAGTGTCACAGGGGGTCAGTTCCCGGTTCCCGATTTTGATAATACGGGTTTTTCCTTTACCATTACTGAACAAACTGCCACAATTAGTTCCCCTATTTTTAATGATGGAACCCCTGAAGAACCCTCAACAGTAACTTATACCCTAGTCCCTGGTGATGGTTACGAAGTTGACTCAAGTACCAATGAAGCTACTGTAACCTTTGCTGATAGTTCTAATACTGCTCCCGTTGCCAGCAATGATAGTAACAGCACGTCTGAAGATTCATCTGTTAATGGCAATGTTTTGAATAATGACACAGATGCTGATGGGGATGCTTTAACGGTTACAGAGGTCAATGGAGAAAGTGCTGATGTTGGTACTGAAATCACTTTAGCCTCTGGGGCATTACTCACCCTCAACAGTGATGGAAGTTATAGTTATAACCCCAATGGAGTCTTTGACAACTTAGAAACAGGAGAAACCGCCACTGATAGCTTTAACTACACTGTCAGTGATGGACAAGGAGGAACGGATACAGCTACAGCAACCATTACTATTGATGGCTTTACTCCTAATACCCCTCCCGTTGCCAGCAATGATAGTAACAGCACGTCTGAAGATTCATCTGTTAATGGCAATGTTTTGAATAATGACACAGATGCTGATGGGGATGCTTTAACGGTTACAGAGGTCAATGGAGAAAGTGCTGATGTTGGTACTGAAATCACTTTAGCCTCTGGGGCATTACTCACCCTCAACAGTGATGGCAGTTATAGTTATGACCCCAATGGAGTCTTTGACAACTTAGAAACAGGAGAAACCGCCACTGATAGCTTTAACTACACTGTCAGTGATGGACAAGGAGGAACGGATACAGCTACAGCAACCATTACTATTGATGGCTTTACTCCTAATACCCCTCCCGTTGCCAGCAATGATAGTAACAGCACGTCTGAAGATTCATCTGTTAATGGCAATGTTTTGAATAATGACACAGATGCTGATGGGGATGCTTTAACGGTTACAGAGGTCAATGGAGAAAGTGCTGATGTTGGTACTGAAATCACTTTAGCCTCTGGGGCATTACTCACCCTCAACAGTGATGGCAGTTATAGTTATGACCCCAATGGAGTCTTTGACAACTTAGAAACAGGAGAAACCGCCACTGATAGCTTTAACTATACTGTCAGTGATGGACAAGGAGGAACGGATACAGCCACAGCAACTATTACCATTGACGGTATTACGCCACCTCCTGTGAATACCCCTCCTGTGGCCACTGATGATAGTAACAGTACCCCTGAAAATGCTTCTCTTGCTGGCAATGTTTTGAATAATGACACAGATGCTGATGGGGATGCTTTAACGGTTACAGAGGTCAATGGAGAAAGTGCTGATGTTGGTACTGAAATCACGTTAACTTCAGGTGCATTACTCACCCTTAACAGTGATGGCAGTTATAGTTATGACCCCAATGGAGTCTTTGACAACTTAGAAGACGGAGAAACCGACACTGATAGCTTTAACTACACTGTCAGTGATGGACAAGGAGGAACGGATACAGCCACAGCAACTATTACCATTGACGGTATTACGCCACCTCCTGTGAATACCCCTCCTGTGGCCACTGATGATAGTAACAGTACCCCTGAAAATGCTTCTCTTGCTGGCAATGTTTTGAATAATGACACAGATGCTGATGGGGATGCTTTAACGGTTACAGAGGTCAATGGAGAAAGTGCTGATGTTGGTACTGAAATCACGTTAACTTCAGGTGCATTACTCACCCTTAACAGTGATGGCAGTTATAGTTATGACCCCAATGGAGTCTTTGACAACTTAGAAGACGGAGAAACCGACACTGATAGCTTTAACTACACTGTCAGTGATGGACAAGGAGGAACGGATACAGCCACAGCAACTATTACCATTGACGGTATTACGCCACCTCCTGTGAATACCCCTCCTGTGGCCACTGATGATAGTAACAGTACCCCTGAAAATGCTTCTCTTGCTGGCAATGTTTTGAATAATGACACAGATGCTGATGGGGATGCTTTAACGGTTACAGAGGTCAATGGAGAAAGTGCTGATGTTGGTACTGAAATCACGTTAACTTCAGGTGCATTACTCACCCTTAACAGTGATGGCAGTTATAGTTATGACCCCAATGGAGTCTTTGACAACTTAGAAGACGGAGAAACCGCCACTGATAGCTTTAACTATACTGTCAGTGATGGACAAGGAGGAACGGATACAGCCACAGCAACTATTACCATTGACGGTATTACGCCACCTCCTGTGAATACCCCTCCTGTGGCCACTGATGATAGTAACAGTACCCCTGAAAATGCTTCTCTTGCTGGTAATGTTTTAACCAACGATAGTGATGCGGATGGAGACAGTCTCAGTGTTACTGAAGTTAATGGACAAGCTTCTGATGTTGGTAGTCAAGTTACCTTAGCTTCAGGTGCATTATTAACCCTCAACAGTGATGGCAGTTATAGTTATGACCCCAATGGAGTCTTTGACAACTTAGAAGACGGAGAAACCGACACTGATAGCTTTAACTACACTGTCAGTGATGGACAAGGAGGAACGGATACAGCCACAGCAACTATTACCATTGACGGTATTACGCCACCTCCTGTGAATACCCCTCCTGTGGCCACTGATGATAGCAACAGTACCCCTGAAAATGCTTCTCTTGCTGGTAATGTTTTAACCAACGATAGTGATGCGGATGGAGACAGTCTCAGTGTTACTGAAGTTAATGGACAAGCTTCTGATGTTGGTAGTCAAGTTACCTTAGCTTCAGGTGCATTATTAACCCTCAACAGTGATGGCAGTTATAGTTATGACCCCAATGGAGTCTTTGACAACTTAGAAGACGGAGAAACCGACACTGATAGCTTTAACTACACTGTCAGTGATGGACAAGGAGGAACGGATACAGCCACAGCAACTATTACCATTGACGGTATTACGCCACCTCCTGTGAATACCCCTCCTGTGGCCACTGATGATAGCAACAGTACCCCTGAAAATGCTTCTCTTGCTGGTAATGTTTTAACCAACGATAGTGATGCGGATGGAGACAGTCTCAGTGTTACTGAAGTTAATGGACAAGCTTCTGATGTTGGTAGTCAAGTTACCTTAGCTTCAGGTGCATTATTAACCCTCAACAGTGATGGCAGTTATAGTTATGACCCCAATGGAGTCTTTGACAACTTAGAAGACGGAGAAACCGACACTGATAGCTTTAACTACACTGTCAGTGATGGACAAGGAGGAACGGATACAGCCACAGCAACTATTACCATTGACGGTATTACGCCACCTCCTGTGAATACCCCTCCTGTGGCCACTGATGATAGCAACAGTACCCCTGAAAATGCTTCTCTTGCTGGTAATGTTTTAACCAACGATAGTGATGCGGATGGAGACAGTCTCAGTGTTACTGAAGTTAATGGACAAGCTTCTGATGTTGGTAGTCAAGTTACCTTAGCTTCAGGTGCATTATTAACCCTCAACAGTGATGGCAGTTATAGTTATGACCCCAATGGAGTCTTTGACAACTTAGAAGACGGAGAAACCGACACTGATAGCTTTAACTACACTGTCAGTGATGGACAAGGAGGAACGGATACAGCCACAGCAACTATTACCATTGACGGTATTACGCCACCTCCTGTGAATACCCCTCCTGTGGCCACTGATGATAGCTATAGCCTGGAAGAAAATGCTGCTATTACCGGTAATGTGTTAGATAATGATACAGATGCTGATGGTGATCCTTTAAGTGCTATTGTGGACGAAGGGCCAAGTAATGGAACCCTTGATTTCAATGAAGATGGTTCCTTTACCTATACCCCCAATGAAGGATTTTCAGGGACAGATAGCTTTACCTATCAAGCAAATGACGGAACTGATAATTCTGACACGACAACTGTTACCCTCGAAGTGACTGAAGCACCTGTTACCGAAGAAATCTTGTCCTTTGGGACTGTTGGGAATGATACCTTTGACGCTGGCGTTACTCCCGACTTTAATGGGACTGATGATATCGTTTTCGCAGGCTCAGGAAATGATCTCATTGACACAACAGCAGGAACTGGTGGTAACCGTTTATATGGTGGATCTGGTAATGATACTTTCCTCTTGGGTGACAACAACCGAGCTTTTGGAGGTGGCGGAGATGATATTTTTTATCTTCTTGGCGATCGCAATGTTATTACAGGGGGAACAGGAGCCGATCAGTTTTGGTTTGCTTTAGGTGAAATACCTAATGATATTGATACCATCACCGATTTTGAACTTGATGTTGATACATTAGGAATTGGTGGTTTAGGTGTGAGTTACGAGGATTTAACGTTGACTCAACAAGGCAGTAATACCCTAATCTCTAGCAACGGACAAAATTTCGGTCTTTTATTAGACATTGAGGCGACTCAACTGGATGAAGATCATTTTGTCTTTGGTTAA
- a CDS encoding pre-peptidase C-terminal domain-containing protein translates to MVEINRQIITAITTGLILWGEGTICAKSAQAFIFGFDFRDSYSSQSLGPIPLDTGGNIPGGYGGLAFMDADTLLIGGSAYSPEAAIYQVDLVRDPSSNRIISYSAPATFFANAPGIGSVDPDIEAGGLDGGLIFAPNGTLLYTTYFDNSIGQIKPGSTNPDKFINLSPLGIDPPSTGGLIIVPEGFPGAGRLKISSYDNGNFYDALLLPDGQGTYDISVEGSINLNPDDGSNKGLEGIVYLNNSYPNFTTDSVLIAEYNNNNIGAYEIDENGDPIKETERLFVSGFPRSGAGSHMGLIVDPVTGDLLLSTDSAFTNDGSRDLGSQLVLFKAEAPPPTTPDNNPFDPITLLDLSTGATTASGAVSTSNDVYAIQAQAGELVSVDVNVTEILSGLGYTNDDTQLYLYNSEGDILAFSEDKADSFASRVLNFLVPEDGTYYIAVTTAGNEAILELGDVNQLLGFQETGLANVVYDLNVSRTSLSLTARLFDIALAIDPDNPVGSTLIDGDQVLFVDLNGTRNTDLTGPLQLFVNADENTVTFDNFEFILEFAEPFPSTDINDILDLFTTSEITAIIPPDELIQDIIFTERSLSSPISPNQPLPGQSVPEPASVLGLLSFGALGMGSKLKRKKQFYTSPHNNLS, encoded by the coding sequence ATGGTTGAAATAAATAGACAGATAATAACGGCTATAACAACCGGCTTAATCCTATGGGGAGAGGGAACCATTTGTGCAAAATCTGCACAAGCCTTTATTTTTGGTTTCGATTTTCGGGATTCTTATTCCTCTCAAAGCCTTGGCCCCATTCCCTTAGATACTGGGGGGAATATTCCTGGTGGCTATGGGGGGTTGGCCTTTATGGATGCCGATACCCTGCTTATTGGGGGAAGTGCCTACAGCCCTGAAGCAGCTATCTATCAAGTGGATTTAGTCCGTGATCCTAGCAGCAATCGTATTATTAGTTATTCAGCACCAGCAACCTTCTTTGCCAATGCCCCTGGTATTGGTAGTGTCGATCCCGATATCGAAGCAGGGGGGTTAGACGGTGGTTTAATCTTTGCTCCCAACGGAACCTTACTGTACACCACTTACTTTGATAACAGTATTGGTCAAATCAAGCCAGGAAGCACCAATCCCGACAAATTTATCAATTTATCCCCTTTGGGCATTGATCCCCCCTCTACAGGGGGTTTAATTATTGTTCCTGAAGGATTTCCTGGGGCGGGAAGACTAAAAATTTCCTCTTACGATAACGGCAATTTCTATGATGCTTTGCTACTGCCTGACGGTCAAGGGACTTACGACATTAGTGTTGAGGGAAGTATTAATCTCAACCCCGATGATGGCAGTAATAAAGGATTAGAAGGTATTGTCTACCTCAATAATAGCTATCCCAATTTTACCACCGACAGCGTTTTAATTGCGGAATACAACAACAACAATATTGGGGCCTACGAAATAGACGAAAACGGAGATCCCATTAAGGAAACGGAAAGGCTTTTTGTCAGTGGATTTCCTCGATCTGGAGCAGGTTCACACATGGGACTCATCGTTGATCCCGTTACTGGCGATTTACTGCTCTCAACGGACTCAGCCTTTACCAACGATGGCAGTCGTGATCTAGGAAGTCAACTCGTATTATTCAAAGCAGAAGCCCCACCACCAACTACCCCTGATAATAATCCCTTTGACCCTATTACTCTCCTGGATCTTTCCACAGGGGCAACCACCGCATCAGGGGCAGTGAGTACCAGTAATGATGTCTATGCCATCCAAGCCCAAGCCGGAGAATTAGTTAGTGTTGATGTTAACGTGACAGAGATCCTCTCAGGACTGGGTTATACCAACGATGACACACAACTCTATCTTTACAATAGCGAGGGGGATATTCTCGCATTTTCAGAAGACAAGGCCGATAGTTTTGCCTCAAGAGTGTTAAACTTTTTAGTTCCCGAAGACGGAACTTATTACATCGCTGTTACCACAGCCGGTAATGAAGCCATTTTAGAGCTAGGGGACGTTAACCAGTTACTGGGTTTTCAAGAAACGGGTTTAGCCAATGTAGTCTACGACTTAAATGTCAGTCGCACCTCTCTATCTCTAACCGCCCGACTGTTTGATATTGCCTTAGCCATTGATCCCGATAACCCTGTAGGGAGTACCCTCATTGATGGGGATCAAGTGTTATTTGTTGACCTCAATGGCACTCGTAACACCGATTTAACCGGACCACTACAACTGTTTGTCAATGCTGATGAGAATACGGTCACGTTTGATAATTTCGAGTTTATCTTAGAATTTGCTGAACCTTTTCCATCGACGGATATTAATGACATTTTGGATCTGTTTACCACCTCTGAAATTACAGCCATTATTCCTCCTGATGAATTAATCCAAGACATTATTTTTACTGAGCGATCGCTATCATCGCCAATATCTCCTAATCAACCTCTTCCTGGTCAAAGTGTCCCTGAACCTGCTTCAGTATTAGGGTTACTGTCCTTCGGTGCTTTAGGGATGGGTTCTAAGTTGAAACGGAAAAAACAGTTTTACACCTCACCTCACAATAACCTTTCTTAA
- a CDS encoding VOC family protein gives MILSSPPVNTDPFLLEIDHLVIYTAEPIAAVSMLQELGLHSSSQTLRRNNQGTASTIFFFENIYLEIVWIEDYQKVQHYRTQTNIDILSRVNWKQTGASPFAIGLRQTTSLSRLPYGDDDNGISQRLNVNGWVNFASDNLATLSEPICYSISNLMALTTWLDNSSEEHQQLITHPLNIKKLTDLQITLTQHNLLTQAVSLLESHNLVSINRGTAPQLDLTFDHHQQGQYIDVRPILPLVLKY, from the coding sequence ATGATATTATCATCCCCCCCTGTGAATACAGACCCCTTTTTACTTGAAATTGACCACCTTGTCATTTACACAGCAGAGCCGATCGCTGCCGTCTCCATGTTGCAAGAACTGGGACTCCATAGCTCTAGTCAGACATTGCGACGAAACAATCAAGGAACGGCCTCAACGATCTTTTTCTTTGAAAATATCTATCTCGAAATTGTCTGGATCGAAGATTACCAAAAAGTTCAGCACTATAGGACACAAACAAACATCGATATTCTCTCTCGGGTTAACTGGAAACAGACCGGAGCCTCTCCCTTTGCCATCGGTTTACGTCAGACAACCAGTCTCAGTCGTTTACCCTACGGTGATGATGATAATGGAATCTCCCAAAGGCTTAACGTGAATGGATGGGTAAACTTTGCCTCGGATAATCTGGCCACCCTATCCGAACCAATTTGTTATAGTATTTCTAATTTAATGGCCTTAACCACCTGGCTCGATAATTCTTCTGAAGAACATCAACAATTGATCACCCATCCCCTTAACATCAAAAAATTAACAGACCTTCAGATCACCTTGACCCAACATAACTTACTGACTCAAGCCGTTTCCTTGCTAGAGTCTCATAACCTTGTGTCCATCAACCGAGGAACAGCCCCCCAATTAGATTTAACCTTTGACCATCACCAACAAGGGCAATACATTGATGTTCGACCAATTTTACCATTGGTACTGAAATATTAA
- a CDS encoding PPC domain-containing protein, which translates to MQKIAQTLTFVATGVALLGLGTLEVKPAQALSLFGESFAGSYSSLGLGQVPGVPNPYGGITFLPDDPNTLLITGRSDFPDATAYSIGVLRDSNNRITGFSGEATVVTTVPGIGGEGRPNAEFAGADGGLTFGPNNVLFYTTFDNTLGQVLPGSSTPDKLVDLTGLGVEISTGALRFVPAGFPGEGRLKIGSYNGSTIYDTTVSPDGSGTFNIATPGSSVHLGGPEETFVGPEAFIYVDEEKPGFEGPSLLVAQWGQGFGVTAYEVDGNGDPIIDTARQFLNWPKFKSGGPEGMIIDPLTGDILMTTYIETEGLGSQVLRVSATPSTPATPDMNPFDPIAFLDLSSGVGSASGAVSTGNEVFAFEAKAGELLTFGVEVSDILSGTGYKDDDSVLYLYNSAGDVLAVGDDSPDSFESRVLNFLVPEDDTYYAAITTFGNEPILELGPVNTILGFEEDGLSNIVYDLTINRETLPETARLFDIALAVAPDNPVGSTLIDGDRVLFVDLNGTRNTDLTGPLQLFINADENTITFDNFEFILEFAEPFPSTDINDILDLFTTSEITAIIPPDELIQDIVFTERLLPSPNQPMPGQSVPEPASVLGLLSLGALGVGSKLKRK; encoded by the coding sequence ATGCAGAAAATTGCTCAAACATTAACCTTTGTTGCCACTGGTGTTGCTTTACTCGGACTGGGAACCCTTGAGGTCAAACCAGCACAAGCCCTTTCCCTATTTGGAGAGTCGTTTGCGGGTTCCTATTCGTCCCTAGGCCTCGGACAAGTTCCAGGGGTTCCCAACCCCTACGGAGGAATAACCTTTCTTCCCGATGATCCCAACACTTTATTAATTACAGGGCGTTCAGATTTTCCTGATGCTACAGCCTATTCCATCGGGGTACTTCGGGATAGCAATAACCGTATTACTGGGTTTTCAGGGGAAGCCACTGTTGTCACCACAGTTCCTGGTATCGGGGGAGAGGGTCGCCCCAATGCTGAATTTGCCGGGGCTGATGGCGGATTAACCTTCGGTCCCAACAACGTTTTGTTTTATACCACCTTTGATAATACCCTTGGTCAAGTTTTGCCTGGAAGTAGTACCCCTGACAAACTGGTGGATCTAACCGGTTTAGGGGTCGAAATTTCTACTGGGGCTTTACGCTTTGTTCCAGCGGGATTTCCCGGAGAAGGTCGCCTCAAAATTGGCTCCTATAATGGCAGTACCATTTACGATACCACTGTTTCTCCAGATGGCTCAGGTACTTTTAATATTGCCACCCCAGGCAGTAGTGTTCATCTCGGTGGGCCAGAGGAAACCTTTGTAGGACCAGAGGCATTTATCTATGTAGACGAGGAAAAACCTGGATTTGAAGGTCCTAGTCTGTTAGTGGCTCAATGGGGGCAAGGCTTTGGGGTAACTGCCTATGAAGTGGATGGCAACGGCGATCCCATCATTGACACAGCACGACAATTTTTAAATTGGCCGAAGTTCAAAAGTGGCGGACCTGAAGGGATGATTATCGATCCCTTAACCGGAGACATCCTAATGACCACTTACATTGAAACTGAAGGATTAGGCAGTCAAGTGTTGCGGGTGAGTGCCACGCCGTCTACCCCAGCAACCCCTGATATGAATCCCTTTGATCCCATTGCTTTTCTTGATCTCTCTAGCGGTGTCGGGAGTGCTTCGGGTGCAGTCAGTACGGGTAATGAAGTGTTTGCCTTTGAAGCTAAAGCAGGGGAATTACTCACCTTTGGGGTTGAGGTGAGTGATATCTTATCAGGAACCGGCTATAAGGACGATGACTCGGTACTTTATCTTTACAATAGTGCCGGAGACGTTCTGGCGGTAGGAGATGATTCACCCGATAGTTTTGAGTCAAGGGTGCTTAATTTCTTGGTTCCTGAAGATGATACTTATTATGCTGCCATTACCACGTTTGGCAATGAGCCGATTTTAGAACTGGGCCCTGTTAATACTATCCTCGGATTTGAAGAAGATGGATTAAGTAATATTGTTTATGATTTGACCATTAATCGTGAAACCTTACCAGAAACGGCTCGCCTCTTCGATATTGCCTTAGCGGTTGCGCCTGATAACCCTGTGGGGAGTACCCTTATTGATGGCGATCGGGTGTTATTTGTTGACCTTAATGGCACTCGTAACACCGATTTAACAGGGCCGTTGCAACTATTTATCAATGCTGATGAGAATACGATCACGTTTGATAATTTCGAGTTTATCTTAGAATTTGCTGAACCTTTCCCGTCAACGGATATTAATGACATTTTGGATCTGTTTACCACCTCTGAAATTACAGCCATTATTCCTCCTGATGAATTAATCCAAGACATTGTTTTTACTGAGCGATTATTACCCTCTCCTAATCAACCTATGCCTGGTCAAAGTGTCCCTGAACCGGCTTCAGTGTTAGGGTTATTGTCCCTCGGTGCTTTAGGAGTGGGGTCTAAGTTAAAACGGAAATAA